Genomic DNA from Elusimicrobiota bacterium:
CGTGTTATTGTCGGAAGGTAATCCAGGCACATCGAGAAAGGTGAAAAGACTGTCCCGGTGCAGGAGGATTCTCTTACTGAGCCGTTTCCAGATGGGATTGGAATAAGAAGCGGTGGCAAATTCAAACAATCGCTCTTTGGCACGTCGGACCTTCCGAGCGAAAACAAGGGAAGACCAGTGGGAGCGTCGGTCCACCAACCGTTGGGCGTCGGCCAAGAGACGTTTAAGCTTTTTTTCTGGTTCGGTGAAATCCAACGGGGGATCATCGCCCCGTTGCTCCCGGATTTCACGTCGAAGGTGGACAAGACATTTCTGCTTTCGGCCATGAATCTTTGTGTTGTAGGCGTGGAGAAAATCGCTCACAAGGACCCCTGTGAAGAGTTTGCCGAGAATGCCGATGGGCACGTCACTCCCCCGCCTTTTGTCAACGCAAAAATACGCCCAGGTCTCATTGACGAACGCCCAGAGCCAATGAGAGACGCCGTTGATGGTCCACCCGGTTTCATCGACGTGCTTAACGGCAGCGGTTCGAATGGCCTCGCGAATCTGGTCACTTTCAATGCGCAGATAACCCGCCAGGCGTTGGAACGATTGGGTGATGGCCCCCTGGGATACGGTAAGCCCACAGAGGTCATGGAGGAGCGTTTGAATTTTGTTGGTGGGGATGGCCACATGGTATTTCAGCCAGACCATGGTGGCCAACGCCTGGGGACCCAGATACCCGCCTGGAACTTCATCCGAGGCGGGGGGGGCCACGACGTCGGTATGGCACGTGGTACACCAATAGGCATGATGGACGAACCGGACAACCTCCACCCGTGCCGGAATAATATCCTCCTGGATATGGGACGACGAATCGGTTGTTTCATTGAGGGGCCCCTGACATTGGGGACAACAGTCGAGTCGTTGATCAACGATCCGATCGATGTGCGTGGGCGTCGGGCGGGTGCACCCGGGGTGGTTCTTCTTGCGGCCCCAGCGATGGGGAGGAAGGCTTTTGGCTTTTCCGGTTTTTAGGAAGTCGGGTTTCTTGTCGGAAGAGGCGGAGGCCCCTTTGGTTGGT
This window encodes:
- a CDS encoding IS66 family transposase; translated protein: MNTRLTLLSEDKEKLVDKILELEERLKSLQEKYEALLKKPTKGASASSDKKPDFLKTGKAKSLPPHRWGRKKNHPGCTRPTPTHIDRIVDQRLDCCPQCQGPLNETTDSSSHIQEDIIPARVEVVRFVHHAYWCTTCHTDVVAPPASDEVPGGYLGPQALATMVWLKYHVAIPTNKIQTLLHDLCGLTVSQGAITQSFQRLAGYLRIESDQIREAIRTAAVKHVDETGWTINGVSHWLWAFVNETWAYFCVDKRRGSDVPIGILGKLFTGVLVSDFLHAYNTKIHGRKQKCLVHLRREIREQRGDDPPLDFTEPEKKLKRLLADAQRLVDRRSHWSSLVFARKVRRAKERLFEFATASYSNPIWKRLSKRILLHRDSLFTFLDVPGLPSDNNTAERAIKPHVIIRNRSFQNRTPAGAGAHGTLSSLVQTLLLQKRPVLKDIAHAYLHHRQNRPNLRAPAAPPVLFPLT